A genome region from Gigantopelta aegis isolate Gae_Host chromosome 3, Gae_host_genome, whole genome shotgun sequence includes the following:
- the LOC121368554 gene encoding uncharacterized protein K02A2.6-like: protein MTELLSGIEGVVCYFDDILLHTPSTEEHKRLVARVHERLKEVGLQLNNKTCEYFKKEIQFLGYIVSENGVRPDLVKVEAIQKMATPSNVTELRRFLGMINFLGRYLPNLSTIIRPISELLEKEKTWVWGEPQKTAFEKFKNLIGTETENDVNLKSAVHYTISGWPKYKDDVPLAARDMFAVRGELCVVEGILVKGNRIVIPFSMGGKILDRIHDGHLGITKCRERANQCVWWPQISKQIQEMVAACRFCLEKQPSHSTEPLLTTTLPDRPFQMIGVDICEFKGNQNLITVDYYSRYIDIAFLSQITLFAVICKMKMFFAHHGISETVVSDNGRQFVSAEFRKFATDWNFKHVTTSSYYPQANGTRRELYELPKRFLNRKTCSSLC, encoded by the exons ATGACAGAACTGTTGTCAGGAATTGAAGGTGTGGTTTGTTATTTTGATGATATCCTGCTGCACACCCCTTCTACTGAAGAACACAAAAGACTGGTAGCTAGAGTTCATGAAAGGCTGAAAGAAGTAGGCCTCCAGTTAAATAACAAAACgtgtgaatacttcaagaaaGAAATCCAGTTTCTCGGCTATATTGTCAGCGAGAACGGTGTTCGGCCTGACCTTGTTAAGGTCGAAGCAATCCAGAAGATGGCAACGCCTTCAAATGTGACAGAATTACGTCGTTTTCTAGGAATGATCAATTTCCTAGGTCGATACCTCCCCAACCTCTCGACTATCATTCGTCCCATTTCTGAATTGTTGGAGAAGGAGAAGACTTGGGTTTGGGGAGAACCACAAAAGACTGCTTTTGAAAAGTTTAAGAACTT AATCGGAACAGAGACAGAAAACGATGTCAATCTAAAATCTGCTGTTCACTACACTATCTCCGGTTGGCCAAAGTACAAAGATGATGTACCGCTAGCAGCCAGAGACATGTTTGCTGTACGTGGAGAACTCTGTGTTGTAGAGGGAATACTAGTGAAGGGGAATAGAATTGTTATTCCATTTTCCATGGGAGGGAAAATCCTAGATCGTATTCACGATGGTCATCTTGGTATTACCAAATGTCGTGAGCGTGCTAATCAGTGTGTGTGGTGGCCACAGATCAGCAAGCAGATCCAAGAGATGGTGGCAGCATGCAGATTCTGTTTAGAGAAACAACCATCACACTCGACTGAACCACTTCTAACGACAACCTTACCAGACCGTCCTTTTCAGATGATAGGTGTAGACATTTGTGAGTTTAAAGGAAACCAGAACCTTATCACTGTTGACTACTACTCGCGATACATCGATATTGCGTTTCTTTCTCAAATTACATTATTTGCGGTGATCTGCaagatgaaaatgttttttgctCATCACGGAATCTCAGAAACTGTAGTTTCAGACAATGGCAGACAATTTGTGAGTGCAGAATTCAGGAAATTTGCAACAGATTGGAATTTCAAACACGTCACAACTAGTTCGTACTACCCGCAAGCAAACGGGACGCGGAGAGAGCTGTACGAACTGCCAAAGAGATTCTTAAACAGGAAGACATGTTCCTCGCTTTGTTAA